Proteins from a genomic interval of Ramlibacter algicola:
- a CDS encoding esterase/lipase family protein, giving the protein MQRPDTQRSMRPDPRSVRDLRGGVQLAFDAVRRSLDRIERVHERLADVSPPVRGLQPRPPTQGWASVVYRGLRGSADLLGGGADLALASVQAWAQDPDRGPLPKERARSRDAAIAALNAVLGDHLHRTGNPLAIHTSWRAGTPKLGRLLVLAHDLGLDPRAWSQDGAGFGDELATAIGATPLSLRYNAGRRVAAVAREVSTSLERQVAGWPVKVQGLDLVGHGLGGLVLRSALQQAQRGGLAWPALVRHVVFLGTPHAGARNAQWRDLVDAAGSGTHASLLLSRAANRRSEGMEDFTGGHWMEHEQGVPLAVLPRPWPAGARAYAIAGSLQERGDDGVVTVASALGRDLPPGQDLELGEAQRWIAAGVGHLELVRNGAVLQQVRHWLSV; this is encoded by the coding sequence ATGCAGCGGCCCGACACCCAGCGCTCGATGCGCCCCGATCCGCGCTCCGTGCGCGACCTGCGCGGCGGCGTGCAGCTGGCCTTCGACGCAGTGCGCCGTTCGCTCGACCGCATCGAGCGCGTGCACGAGCGGCTGGCCGACGTGTCGCCGCCGGTGCGCGGCCTGCAACCGCGCCCGCCCACGCAAGGCTGGGCCAGCGTCGTCTACCGCGGGCTGCGCGGCTCGGCCGACCTGCTGGGCGGCGGCGCCGACCTCGCGCTGGCCTCGGTGCAGGCGTGGGCCCAGGACCCGGACCGCGGCCCGTTGCCCAAGGAACGCGCGCGTTCGCGTGATGCCGCGATCGCGGCGCTCAACGCCGTGCTCGGCGACCACCTGCACCGCACCGGCAACCCGCTGGCCATCCACACGAGCTGGCGGGCGGGCACGCCCAAGCTCGGCCGCCTGCTGGTGCTCGCGCACGACCTCGGCCTCGACCCGCGTGCCTGGTCGCAGGACGGTGCGGGCTTCGGCGACGAACTCGCCACCGCGATCGGTGCCACGCCGCTCAGCCTTCGCTACAACGCCGGCCGGCGCGTGGCGGCCGTGGCGCGCGAGGTGTCGACGTCGCTCGAACGGCAGGTGGCGGGCTGGCCGGTGAAGGTGCAGGGCCTGGACCTCGTCGGCCACGGGCTCGGCGGCCTCGTGCTGCGCAGCGCGCTGCAGCAGGCGCAGCGGGGCGGCCTCGCCTGGCCGGCGCTGGTGCGCCACGTGGTGTTCCTCGGCACGCCGCATGCGGGCGCGCGCAACGCGCAGTGGCGCGACCTGGTGGACGCCGCGGGCTCGGGCACGCATGCCAGCCTGCTGCTGTCACGCGCCGCGAACCGGCGCAGCGAAGGCATGGAGGATTTCACCGGTGGCCACTGGATGGAGCACGAGCAGGGCGTGCCGCTCGCCGTGCTGCCGCGGCCGTGGCCGGCCGGTGCGCGTGCGTACGCCATCGCGGGGTCGCTGCAGGAGCGCGGCGACGACGGCGTCGTCACGGTCGCGAGCGCGCTGGGGCGCGACCTGCCGCCGGGGCAGGACCTCGAACTGGGTGAAGCCCAGCGTTGGATCGCCGCCGGCGTCGGCCACCTGGAGTTGGTGCGCAACGGCGCCGTCTTGCAGCAGGTCCGGCACTGGCTGTCGGTGTGA
- a CDS encoding response regulator codes for MNEHLPENGSHERDLKVLLLEDSRFDAELLRETLLGSYPHAQLQVVRDEPGFVGALASGRYDVILSDYEIPGFSGDQALIEARAKNPRVPFIFVSGVIGEDNAVEMLKRGATDYVSKGRLVRLPLVIDRALREVSQREAREAAQVQLREANAVFARVVDSLRNYAVVLTDVRGTISSWNQAASEIFLQPREQMIGANFEVLFTPEDREAGVPRLEMAQALAHGKADDNRWMMRSDGLRLWAEGVVTPLYNDAGEHSGFSKIVRDATADYRDAEALRTAKEEAERASQAKDRFLAVLSHELRTPLSPIATAAHLLERTATVPPKYANLLPMIQRNVALEARLIEDLLDLTAISAGKVHLKPKTVDMHALVHVVLDMLDAQRRDKGIDVQLELRAPVPLVQADEARMQQVLWNLLRNAMKFSSDGGRVEVRTWQDDGQFVLEVADNGIGIEPEALPRIFSAFEQADLEVSQRFGGLGLGLAIARGLVAEHRGELTVSSAGRGQGATFTLRLRSQAADSAVQTVGHDRTASNDGGWKLLLVEDNQDAAETVVMFLESYGYQVTHVATCADAIRTAQRGTFDIVLTDLGLPDGSGIDVGRALSKSLPVVALSGYGATPDLQRSAMAGFAGHLVKPAEPQAIHAALQKALASRTAARPAVPAVSAAG; via the coding sequence ATGAATGAACACCTGCCCGAGAACGGTTCCCACGAACGCGACCTGAAGGTCCTCCTGCTGGAGGACTCGCGCTTCGACGCCGAGCTGCTGCGCGAGACGCTTCTGGGGTCCTACCCGCACGCGCAGCTGCAGGTGGTGCGCGACGAACCGGGCTTCGTCGGCGCGCTGGCCTCCGGCCGCTACGACGTGATCCTGTCCGACTACGAGATCCCGGGCTTCTCCGGCGACCAGGCGCTCATCGAGGCGCGCGCGAAGAACCCGCGGGTGCCCTTCATCTTCGTGTCCGGCGTCATCGGCGAGGACAACGCCGTCGAGATGCTCAAGCGCGGCGCGACGGACTACGTGAGCAAGGGCCGCCTGGTGCGCCTGCCGCTGGTGATCGACCGCGCGCTGCGCGAGGTGTCCCAGCGCGAGGCGCGCGAGGCCGCCCAGGTGCAGCTGCGGGAAGCCAATGCGGTGTTCGCGCGGGTGGTCGATTCGCTGCGCAACTACGCGGTGGTCCTGACCGACGTGCGCGGCACCATCAGCAGCTGGAACCAGGCCGCCAGCGAGATCTTCCTGCAGCCACGCGAGCAGATGATCGGCGCCAACTTCGAGGTGCTGTTCACGCCCGAGGACCGCGAGGCGGGCGTGCCCCGGCTGGAGATGGCGCAGGCGCTGGCGCACGGCAAGGCCGACGACAACCGCTGGATGATGCGCAGCGACGGCCTGCGCCTGTGGGCCGAGGGCGTGGTCACGCCGCTGTACAACGACGCGGGCGAGCACAGCGGCTTCTCCAAGATCGTGCGCGACGCGACGGCGGACTACCGCGACGCCGAGGCGCTGCGGACCGCGAAGGAAGAGGCCGAGCGCGCCAGCCAGGCCAAGGACCGCTTCCTCGCGGTGCTGTCGCACGAGCTGCGCACGCCGCTGTCGCCGATCGCGACCGCTGCCCACCTGCTCGAGCGCACGGCCACCGTGCCGCCCAAGTACGCCAACCTGTTGCCGATGATCCAGCGCAACGTGGCGCTGGAGGCGCGGCTGATCGAGGACCTGCTGGACCTGACGGCCATCTCGGCCGGGAAGGTGCACCTCAAGCCGAAGACCGTCGACATGCACGCGCTGGTGCACGTGGTGCTCGACATGCTGGACGCGCAGCGCCGCGACAAGGGCATCGACGTGCAGTTGGAGTTGCGCGCGCCGGTGCCGCTGGTGCAGGCCGACGAGGCGCGCATGCAGCAGGTGCTGTGGAACCTGCTGCGCAACGCGATGAAATTCAGTTCCGACGGCGGCCGCGTCGAGGTGCGTACCTGGCAGGACGACGGCCAGTTCGTGCTCGAGGTCGCGGACAACGGCATCGGCATCGAGCCCGAGGCGCTGCCTCGCATCTTCAGCGCGTTCGAGCAGGCCGACCTCGAGGTGTCGCAGCGCTTCGGCGGGCTGGGCCTGGGGCTGGCGATCGCGCGCGGCCTGGTCGCCGAGCACCGCGGCGAACTCACCGTGTCGAGCGCGGGTCGCGGGCAGGGCGCGACGTTCACGCTGCGCCTTCGCAGCCAAGCGGCCGACTCGGCGGTGCAAACCGTCGGCCACGATCGCACTGCCTCCAACGATGGCGGCTGGAAGCTGCTGCTCGTCGAGGACAACCAGGACGCCGCGGAAACCGTCGTCATGTTCCTGGAAAGCTACGGCTACCAGGTCACGCACGTCGCCACGTGTGCCGATGCGATCCGCACGGCGCAGCGCGGGACCTTCGACATCGTGCTCACCGACCTCGGCCTGCCCGATGGCAGCGGCATCGACGTCGGCCGCGCGCTCAGCAAGTCGCTGCCGGTGGTGGCGTTGTCAGGCTACGGCGCGACGCCGGACCTGCAGCGTTCCGCGATGGCGGGGTTCGCCGGCCACCTGGTCAAGCCGGCCGAGCCGCAGGCGATCCACGCGGCGCTGCAGAAGGCGCTTGCATCCCGCACGGCCGCCCGGCCGGCGGTGCCTGCCGTCAGCGCGGCAGGTTGA
- a CDS encoding response regulator, with protein sequence MLKPILLVEDDKRDLELTLVALERSQLANEVIVVRDGAQALDYLLREGDFRGRDEGNPAVVLLDLKLPKVNGLEVLQKVRATPALRSTPVVMLTSSQEESDVVRSYELGVNAYVVKPVEFKQFVGAIADLGVFWAVLNEPPPGSLKASSRRYE encoded by the coding sequence ATGCTCAAGCCGATCCTGCTCGTCGAGGACGACAAACGCGACCTCGAGTTGACGCTCGTCGCGCTCGAACGCAGCCAGCTCGCCAACGAGGTCATCGTCGTGCGCGACGGCGCGCAGGCGCTCGACTACCTGCTGCGCGAGGGCGACTTCCGGGGGCGCGACGAAGGCAACCCCGCCGTGGTCCTGCTGGACCTGAAGCTGCCCAAGGTGAACGGGCTGGAGGTGCTGCAAAAGGTGCGGGCCACACCGGCGCTGCGCAGCACGCCGGTCGTGATGCTCACCTCCTCGCAGGAGGAGTCGGACGTCGTGCGCAGCTATGAGCTGGGCGTCAACGCGTACGTCGTCAAGCCGGTGGAGTTCAAGCAGTTCGTCGGCGCCATCGCCGACCTGGGCGTGTTCTGGGCCGTGCTGAACGAGCCGCCGCCGGGCTCGCTGAAGGCGAGCTCGCGCCGGTATGAATGA
- a CDS encoding ATP-binding protein: MNAPLPDLSQCAQEPIRVPGAIQPLGWMSVIDGNGQLVAWSANWPDRDRAALAAGLARGALDRLDSTGEGPAALGHIELGDQALDVLAHRSGDLYVLEFEPHVREAGIQAPIYSLARHFLPQMQRAESLQDILELAAVEMKRLSGFGRTLVYRFDDEGHGEVLAEAADRGYESYADHRFPAADVPTQARELYRVNHIRLIADATYEPVPLLGAPGWDPSSLDLTYSTLRSVSPVHLEYMRNMGTLASMSVSIVVRNKLWGLISCHNHEPMRLPYQARAACEHLGRLLSLQVAAKEDNAEVATRLDLRHLTLQIVSHLADSDGTLQRLVAEPALLLRMARASGAAVVLNEQCWTCGETPEPSQIAALAKWIAGRNQDVWSTDRLVEEYPAAAPFVARGAGVLALSISQVHQHLVLWFRPELVETIRWAGDPRKEVDVDVGGRIHPRRSFASWQERVRGRSAPWTSSEVAATEELRHALIGIVLRRAEELAEVATELGRVNKELEAFSYTVSHDLRAPMRHIAGYVDLVQDMEGKTLSERSNRYLAHVKEAAAYAGHLVDALLDFSRMGRAALKRKPVNSLLLVQELVAEFTRQEPTRNFEWDISHDLPMLWADPFLLQVALRNLLANAVKYTRTRDVARIRVTAVTTADGDGLKVADNGVGFQQKYVSKLFGVFQRLHQAEDFEGTGIGLASVRRIVERHGGVVWAQGEPDQGAEFGFTLPRADVGPQPRPRQVKDQ, translated from the coding sequence ATGAACGCGCCGCTGCCTGACCTGTCGCAGTGCGCGCAGGAGCCCATCCGCGTCCCCGGTGCGATCCAGCCCCTGGGCTGGATGTCCGTCATCGACGGCAACGGGCAGCTGGTCGCGTGGAGCGCGAACTGGCCCGACCGGGACCGCGCGGCGCTGGCGGCGGGCCTGGCGCGCGGCGCCCTCGACCGGCTGGACTCCACCGGTGAAGGCCCGGCCGCGCTGGGGCACATCGAACTGGGCGACCAGGCGCTGGACGTGCTCGCGCACCGCAGCGGCGACCTGTACGTGCTGGAGTTCGAGCCGCACGTGCGCGAGGCCGGCATCCAGGCGCCGATCTATTCGCTCGCGCGGCATTTCCTGCCGCAGATGCAACGCGCCGAGTCGCTGCAGGACATCCTGGAGCTCGCCGCGGTCGAGATGAAGCGGCTGTCCGGCTTCGGCCGCACGCTGGTCTATCGCTTCGACGACGAGGGCCACGGCGAGGTGCTGGCGGAAGCCGCCGACCGGGGCTACGAGTCGTACGCCGACCATCGCTTCCCGGCGGCGGACGTGCCCACGCAGGCGCGCGAGCTGTACCGCGTCAACCACATCCGCCTGATCGCCGATGCGACCTACGAGCCGGTGCCGCTGCTGGGCGCGCCGGGCTGGGACCCGTCGTCACTCGACCTGACCTATTCCACCTTGCGCAGCGTGTCCCCAGTGCACCTGGAGTACATGCGCAACATGGGCACGCTGGCGTCGATGTCGGTGTCGATCGTGGTGCGCAACAAGCTGTGGGGCCTGATCTCGTGCCACAACCACGAGCCGATGCGGCTGCCCTACCAGGCGCGTGCCGCCTGCGAGCACCTGGGCCGGCTGCTGTCGCTGCAGGTGGCGGCCAAGGAGGACAACGCCGAGGTCGCCACGCGGCTGGACCTGCGCCACTTGACGCTGCAGATCGTGTCGCACCTGGCCGACAGCGACGGCACGCTGCAGCGCCTGGTCGCCGAACCCGCGCTGCTGCTGCGCATGGCGCGCGCCAGCGGCGCCGCCGTGGTGCTGAACGAGCAGTGCTGGACCTGCGGCGAGACGCCGGAGCCGTCGCAGATCGCCGCGCTGGCCAAGTGGATCGCCGGCCGCAACCAGGACGTCTGGTCGACCGACCGCCTGGTGGAGGAGTACCCGGCGGCGGCTCCGTTCGTCGCGCGCGGCGCCGGGGTGCTGGCGCTGTCGATCTCGCAGGTGCACCAGCACCTGGTGCTGTGGTTCCGGCCCGAACTGGTCGAGACGATTCGCTGGGCCGGTGATCCGCGCAAGGAAGTGGACGTCGATGTCGGCGGCCGCATCCACCCGCGCCGCAGCTTCGCCAGCTGGCAGGAGCGCGTGCGGGGCCGCTCCGCGCCGTGGACCAGCTCCGAGGTGGCCGCGACGGAGGAACTGCGCCATGCGCTGATCGGCATCGTGCTGCGCCGCGCCGAGGAACTGGCGGAGGTGGCCACCGAACTCGGGCGCGTCAACAAGGAACTCGAGGCGTTCTCGTACACCGTGTCTCACGACCTGCGCGCGCCGATGCGGCACATCGCCGGCTACGTCGACCTGGTGCAGGACATGGAGGGCAAGACCCTCTCCGAGCGCTCCAACCGCTACCTGGCGCACGTGAAGGAGGCGGCGGCGTACGCCGGCCATCTGGTCGACGCGCTGCTGGATTTCTCGCGCATGGGCCGCGCGGCGCTCAAGCGCAAGCCGGTGAACTCGCTGCTGCTGGTGCAGGAGCTGGTCGCCGAGTTCACGCGGCAGGAGCCCACGCGCAACTTCGAGTGGGACATCTCGCACGACCTGCCGATGCTGTGGGCCGATCCGTTCCTGCTGCAGGTGGCACTGCGCAACCTGCTCGCCAACGCCGTGAAGTACACCCGCACGCGCGACGTCGCCCGCATCCGCGTCACGGCCGTGACGACGGCCGACGGCGATGGGCTGAAAGTTGCAGATAATGGCGTCGGGTTTCAACAAAAGTACGTATCCAAGCTCTTCGGGGTGTTCCAGCGCCTGCACCAGGCGGAGGACTTCGAAGGCACCGGGATCGGCCTGGCCAGCGTCCGCCGCATCGTCGAGCGCCACGGTGGCGTCGTCTGGGCGCAGGGCGAACCGGACCAGGGGGCCGAGTTCGGCTTCACGCTGCCACGGGCGGACGTGGGGCCGCAGCCCCGACCAAGACAAGTGAAAGACCAGTGA
- a CDS encoding biliverdin-producing heme oxygenase: MVDPRTTMAPRGADDGILDVFRRATAGRHAAIEDLLDLRRPFGRAHYTRVLQGFAAFLAAWEPRMADALPERLHAWFGDGRRLHLLHQDLAVLHIQPAPAREDTPALPTLPHALGSLYVMEGSALGGQFIAAHVRRHLGLAPEQGASYFHGCGRGTAERWREARALFASELQGDAAGSAAAVQSAQDTFDALTRTFQDVLHERAAA, translated from the coding sequence TTGGTCGACCCCCGTACGACGATGGCGCCCCGCGGCGCCGATGACGGCATCCTGGACGTGTTTCGACGAGCGACGGCAGGCCGCCATGCGGCCATCGAGGATCTCCTGGACCTGCGGCGCCCCTTCGGCCGCGCGCACTACACCCGTGTCCTGCAAGGCTTCGCGGCATTCCTGGCCGCCTGGGAGCCGCGCATGGCCGATGCGCTGCCCGAACGCCTGCACGCATGGTTCGGCGACGGCCGCCGCCTGCACCTGCTGCACCAGGACCTGGCCGTCCTCCACATCCAGCCCGCGCCTGCGCGCGAGGACACTCCCGCGTTGCCGACGCTGCCGCACGCGCTCGGTTCCCTGTACGTGATGGAGGGTTCCGCCCTGGGCGGCCAGTTCATCGCCGCGCACGTGCGCCGGCACCTGGGCCTCGCGCCGGAGCAGGGCGCTTCCTATTTCCATGGCTGCGGCCGCGGCACGGCCGAGCGCTGGCGCGAGGCGCGCGCGCTGTTCGCGAGTGAATTGCAGGGCGACGCGGCCGGGTCCGCCGCCGCGGTGCAGTCCGCGCAGGACACCTTCGACGCCCTGACCCGCACCTTCCAGGACGTCCTGCATGAACGCGCCGCTGCCTGA
- a CDS encoding AEC family transporter, whose amino-acid sequence MLQILQVTFPFFALVACGYLAARARMLPLDAIGGLNTFVLFFALPCMLYRFGASTPIAQLLDPWALLVYLPCALVMVAGAVAFSLNARIRWNDAAFGALVAAFPNTGFMGVPLLVALLGAAAAGPAILTILIDLVITTSLCIALSRLDTAGQHGAAAAARRALRGVAANPMPWSIALGALSSLTGFRPLQPVGATIAMLADAASPVALFTIGAVLARSQLLGAAQEHGPLPARDFVPMAVAKLVVHPLLVFAAGSLARAVGVPLDPFALVVMTLVAALPSASNVSLLAERFAADTGRVARIILVTTAAAFLTFSAAVALLR is encoded by the coding sequence GTGCTGCAGATCCTCCAGGTCACCTTCCCGTTCTTCGCGCTGGTGGCCTGCGGCTATCTCGCGGCGCGCGCGCGGATGCTGCCGCTGGACGCGATCGGCGGCCTCAACACCTTCGTGCTGTTCTTCGCGCTGCCGTGCATGCTGTACCGCTTCGGCGCGTCGACGCCGATCGCGCAGCTGCTCGATCCGTGGGCGCTGCTGGTGTACCTGCCGTGCGCGCTGGTGATGGTGGCGGGCGCCGTCGCCTTCAGCCTCAATGCGCGCATCCGCTGGAACGACGCCGCGTTCGGCGCGCTCGTCGCCGCGTTCCCCAACACCGGCTTCATGGGCGTGCCGCTGCTGGTGGCGCTGCTCGGTGCGGCGGCAGCCGGTCCCGCCATCCTCACGATCCTGATCGACCTGGTGATCACCACGTCCTTGTGCATCGCGCTGTCGCGGCTCGACACCGCCGGCCAGCATGGCGCCGCCGCGGCCGCCCGCAGGGCGCTGCGCGGCGTGGCGGCCAACCCGATGCCGTGGTCGATCGCGCTGGGCGCGCTGTCGTCGCTCACCGGCTTCAGGCCGCTGCAGCCGGTGGGCGCCACCATCGCCATGCTGGCCGACGCCGCCTCGCCGGTCGCGCTGTTCACCATCGGCGCCGTGCTGGCGCGCTCGCAGTTGCTGGGCGCCGCGCAGGAACACGGGCCGCTGCCCGCGCGCGACTTCGTGCCGATGGCCGTCGCCAAGCTGGTGGTGCATCCCTTGCTGGTGTTCGCCGCCGGCTCGCTGGCGCGCGCCGTGGGCGTGCCGCTCGATCCCTTCGCGCTCGTCGTGATGACGCTGGTCGCTGCGCTGCCGAGCGCAAGCAACGTCTCGTTGCTTGCCGAACGTTTCGCAGCAGATACCGGGCGGGTCGCGCGCATCATCCTGGTCACCACGGCTGCCGCGTTCCTGACGTTCTCGGCGGCCGTCGCGTTGTTGCGCTGA
- a CDS encoding ATP-dependent helicase, translating into MSGLNLAQQEAVNYMHGPCLVLAGAGSGKTRVITHKIGRLIQSGVEARRILAITFTNKAAAEMRERAKSLIGRDAKEVVICTFHALGVRLLRQDGAPLGLKPQFSILDTDDVTSILKDAGGTTDAATARQWQWGISLWKNMGLNAAQALAQAKDENERVTAMVMQRYEERLTAYQSVDFDDLIGMPLKLLVQHEDVRAKWQQLLGHVLVDEYQDTNATQYEMLKLLVGDKGRFTAVGDDDQSIYGWRGATLDNLKRLPQDWPQLKVVKLEQNYRSTSAILRAANNVIQPNPKLFPKTLFSELGEGEPVRVVDCDNEDHEAERVVARMQSIRANGMAKDWKDFAVLYRANHQARVFEQALRKAQIPYKVSGGQSFFDRAEIRDLCAWLRLWVNEDDDPAFLRAVTTPKRGIGHQTLGTLGEFAGKYKLSLFGALFSSSLGSVLNARAVGSLQEFGRFVNDLQYRARHTSGAEDARAFLTEWLKDIGYEKHLYDGEESEKLAASRWTNVMDFCDWMAQRCGGTIDDTAGVQVASEKKNLLEVAQTIALLSTLTEREQDQNVVTLSTLHASKGLEWPHVMLVGCVEGLLPFKLEDEDKPSEGMLQRLQEERRLMYVGITRAQRSLAVSWTKRRKKGRETIAAQPSRFIAEMALNQATVKEDPREKLKALRAEFAKKSADAQAAAAAAAK; encoded by the coding sequence ATGTCCGGCCTCAACCTCGCCCAGCAGGAAGCAGTCAACTACATGCATGGGCCCTGCCTGGTGCTGGCCGGCGCCGGCTCGGGCAAGACGCGCGTCATCACGCACAAGATCGGCCGCCTGATCCAGAGCGGCGTCGAGGCGCGCCGCATCCTGGCGATCACCTTCACCAACAAGGCCGCCGCGGAAATGCGCGAGCGCGCCAAGTCGCTGATCGGCCGCGACGCGAAGGAGGTGGTGATCTGCACCTTCCACGCGCTGGGCGTGCGGCTGCTGCGGCAGGACGGCGCGCCGCTGGGCCTGAAGCCCCAGTTCTCCATCCTCGACACCGACGACGTCACCTCGATCCTGAAGGACGCCGGCGGCACCACCGACGCCGCGACCGCGCGCCAGTGGCAATGGGGCATCAGCCTGTGGAAGAACATGGGCCTGAACGCGGCGCAGGCGCTGGCGCAGGCCAAGGACGAGAACGAGCGCGTCACCGCGATGGTGATGCAGCGCTACGAGGAGCGGCTCACGGCCTACCAGTCGGTCGACTTCGACGACCTGATCGGCATGCCGCTCAAGCTGCTCGTGCAGCACGAGGACGTGCGCGCCAAGTGGCAGCAGCTGCTCGGGCACGTGCTGGTGGACGAATACCAGGACACCAACGCTACGCAGTACGAAATGCTGAAGCTGCTGGTGGGCGACAAGGGCCGCTTCACGGCGGTGGGCGACGACGACCAGTCGATCTACGGCTGGCGCGGCGCGACGCTGGACAACCTCAAGCGCCTGCCGCAGGACTGGCCACAGCTGAAGGTGGTCAAGCTCGAACAGAACTACCGCTCGACCAGCGCGATCCTGCGCGCGGCCAACAACGTCATCCAGCCCAACCCGAAGCTGTTCCCGAAGACGCTGTTCTCGGAGCTGGGCGAGGGCGAGCCGGTGCGCGTGGTCGACTGCGACAACGAGGACCACGAAGCCGAGCGCGTCGTCGCGCGCATGCAGTCGATCCGCGCCAACGGCATGGCCAAGGACTGGAAGGACTTCGCCGTGCTCTACCGCGCCAACCACCAGGCGCGCGTGTTCGAGCAGGCGCTGCGCAAGGCGCAGATCCCGTACAAGGTCTCGGGCGGCCAGAGCTTCTTCGACCGCGCCGAGATCCGCGACCTGTGCGCGTGGCTGCGCCTGTGGGTCAACGAGGACGACGACCCGGCGTTCCTGCGCGCGGTGACCACGCCCAAGCGCGGCATCGGCCACCAGACGCTGGGCACGCTGGGCGAGTTTGCCGGCAAGTACAAGCTGTCGCTGTTCGGCGCGCTGTTCTCCTCGTCGCTCGGCTCGGTGCTGAACGCGCGCGCCGTGGGCAGCCTGCAGGAGTTCGGCCGCTTCGTGAACGACCTGCAATACCGCGCGCGCCACACCAGCGGCGCGGAGGATGCCCGCGCGTTCCTCACCGAATGGCTGAAGGACATCGGCTACGAGAAGCACCTGTACGACGGCGAGGAGAGCGAGAAGCTCGCCGCCTCGCGCTGGACCAACGTGATGGACTTTTGCGACTGGATGGCGCAGCGCTGCGGCGGCACCATCGACGACACCGCGGGCGTGCAGGTCGCCAGCGAGAAGAAGAACCTGCTGGAGGTCGCGCAGACCATCGCGCTGCTGTCGACGCTGACCGAGCGCGAACAGGACCAGAACGTGGTCACGCTGTCGACGCTGCACGCATCGAAGGGCCTGGAGTGGCCGCACGTGATGCTCGTCGGCTGCGTCGAGGGCCTGCTGCCGTTCAAGCTGGAAGACGAGGACAAGCCCAGCGAGGGCATGCTGCAGCGGCTGCAGGAAGAGCGCCGGCTGATGTACGTGGGCATCACGCGCGCGCAGCGCTCGTTGGCCGTCAGCTGGACCAAGCGCCGCAAGAAGGGCCGCGAGACCATCGCCGCGCAGCCCAGCCGCTTCATCGCCGAGATGGCGCTGAACCAGGCCACCGTCAAGGAAGACCCGCGCGAGAAGCTCAAGGCGCTGCGCGCCGAGTTCGCCAAGAAGAGCGCCGACGCGCAGGCGGCCGCCGCGGCCGCGGCCAAATGA
- a CDS encoding TAXI family TRAP transporter solute-binding subunit has product MHALRTNRAWPRRVRRLLVAAGLLAAAASAPAEVIVTGGKTGTYYQIGTNLKDIVSPGLEVRDSKGSWANVEELSQTKGVGLAIVQSDVYSAFVYLRDNPQVPAETRQQYAHLLANLRVFMPLYREEIHFLVRKDSPLEYIHQIKGARLWMDAEKSGTYLTALNIYSKLFNERPQAVAPFINPTVTGEDEGTKTRRSALMVLSDPEFYKDFPKIDVMVLVAGQPMKLLASNIPDNLKLLKFDPNHPASAKLLQEYRRADIQKANYPLLNVADPAQPTLSVDSYLITANFSDPGRNRFVSVMADRFCDRFDELQAKGHPKWKSLTWKPGSELPALNAGWQYSTRVKTRLGHCRAADPAPPPPSACRPQDRFAGLCR; this is encoded by the coding sequence ATGCATGCACTGCGAACCAACCGCGCCTGGCCACGGCGGGTGCGACGACTGCTGGTGGCCGCCGGGCTGCTGGCCGCGGCGGCGTCCGCGCCGGCGGAGGTCATCGTCACCGGCGGCAAGACCGGCACCTACTACCAGATCGGCACCAACCTCAAGGACATCGTGTCGCCGGGCCTGGAGGTGCGCGACTCCAAGGGCTCGTGGGCCAACGTGGAGGAGCTGAGCCAGACCAAGGGCGTGGGGCTGGCGATCGTGCAGTCCGACGTCTACTCCGCATTCGTCTACCTGCGCGACAACCCGCAGGTGCCGGCGGAGACGCGGCAGCAGTACGCGCACCTGCTGGCCAACCTGCGCGTGTTCATGCCGCTGTACCGCGAGGAGATCCACTTCCTGGTCCGCAAGGACAGCCCGCTGGAATACATCCACCAGATCAAGGGCGCGCGGCTCTGGATGGATGCCGAGAAGAGCGGCACCTACCTCACGGCGCTGAACATCTACAGCAAGCTGTTCAACGAACGCCCGCAGGCGGTGGCGCCCTTCATCAACCCCACCGTCACGGGCGAGGACGAAGGCACGAAGACGCGGCGCTCGGCGCTGATGGTGCTGAGCGATCCCGAGTTCTACAAGGACTTCCCGAAGATCGACGTGATGGTCCTGGTCGCGGGGCAGCCGATGAAGCTGCTGGCGTCCAACATCCCCGACAACCTGAAGCTGCTGAAGTTCGACCCCAACCATCCGGCCTCGGCGAAGCTGCTGCAGGAGTACCGGCGCGCCGACATCCAGAAGGCGAACTACCCGCTGCTGAACGTCGCCGATCCCGCGCAGCCGACGCTGTCGGTGGACTCGTACCTGATCACGGCGAACTTCAGCGACCCGGGGCGCAACCGCTTCGTGTCCGTCATGGCGGACCGCTTCTGCGACCGCTTCGACGAACTGCAGGCCAAGGGCCACCCGAAGTGGAAGTCGCTGACGTGGAAGCCGGGATCGGAGCTGCCCGCGCTCAATGCGGGCTGGCAGTACTCCACGCGCGTGAAGACGCGCCTGGGCCATTGCAGGGCCGCGGACCCGGCGCCGCCGCCCCCCAGTGCGTGCCGCCCGCAGGACCGCTTCGCTGGCCTGTGCCGGTGA